The Cinclus cinclus chromosome 3, bCinCin1.1, whole genome shotgun sequence genome has a window encoding:
- the LOC134042397 gene encoding WD repeat and coiled-coil-containing protein isoform X2 encodes MELGKAKLLRTGLNALHQAIHPVHGLAWTDGKQVILTALHLQSGEPSFGDSSVVGQFEHVHGLYWGPCPAEAPALLAVQHKKHITIWQLCFNGADRNKLLVSQICDISEPYPVLPQGCVWHPSKEVLAVLTTRDASVLPSVHLSNSRINADIKGSGLIHCACWTKEGNRLVVGVGSALHSYIWDDAQKTLSACSFCPIFDVGGYICAVEATQNLQVAVATELPLDKICGLNAGVAFEVPSSVETESFPSQSSLCGEEEYSLDGGKKSLDSEKPLSVVTSPVDLTHILSSKQGADSSPLLHLRPKDYLTGSGQDSSHLILVTFERKVTSTKKVSIPGILVPDIIAFDSKTQTVSVASNTCNVILVYSLTSSSLPNIQQIQLEKSEKPKGLCFLTNKLLLVLVGRQKFSDPAFLPSSRSDKYMIRLMIKELILEMGPSRSVPDDGSSSLNLSNINHDPSRDVPPLSHGLLIPDRSALQSPTSRRKLIEEIKSPVYEQNLVLNISDFKDKKISMNFPPAVETLDAEPVNRSVVLSNASNKPTSPKRQPEAASKIPNSYKNNLFSEKEASYFLKNVEKLSANFTELQHHLSELTELLKSGKRNLPVYPSSQEPSFINITCQKLLSKSDADESRAVLLCGGKLRLNVIQQIFNLSLVEMQHGDPHQRCHCKRLQCPLLQDFGHNQFHTGV; translated from the exons atggagctggggaaggcgAAGCTGCTGCGAACTGGCCTCAACGCCCTGCACCAGGCCATTCACCCCGTGCACGGGCTGGCCTGGACGGACGGCAAGCAGGTGATCCTGACTGCGCTGCACCTGCAGAGCGGAGAGCCCAGCTTCGGTGACTCGAGCGTGGTCGGTCAGTTTGAGCACGTGCACGGGCTGTACTGGGGCCCGTGTCCCGCCGAGGCCCCGGCCCTGCTCGCGGTGCAGCACAAAAAGCACATCACCATCTGGCAGCTCTGCTTCAACGGCGCCGACAGGAACAAGCTCCTGGTTTCCCAGATCTGCGACATCAGCGAGCCATATCCCGTGCTCCCCCAGGGCTGCGTGTGGCATCCCAGCAAGGAGGTCCTGGCAGTGCTGACCACCCGGGACGCCTCTGTCTTGCCCTCTGTCCACCTCAGCAACTCCAGAATTAACGCGGACATCAAGGGCAGTGGGCTCATACACTGTGCCTGTTGGACCAAGGAAGGCAACCGCTTGGTCGTGGGAGTGGGCAGTGCCCTCCATTCCTACATTTGGGATGATGCTCAGAAAACACTCAGCGCCTGCTCTTTCTGCCCGATCTTTGATGTGGGAGGCTACATCTGTGCCGTGGAAGCTACGCAGAATTTGCAAGTCGCTGTTGCCACTGAGCTCCCTCTGGACAAGATCTGTGGCTTGAATGCTGGTGTTGCCTTCGAAGTTCCATCGAGCGTTGAAACGGAGTCCTTCCCCTCGCAGTCCAGCTTGTGTGGGGAGGAAGAATATTCCTTGGATGGAGGGAAGAAGTCACTGGACTCTGAGAAGCCCTTGTCTGTAGTTACGTCTCCTGTGGATCTAACTCACATACTTTCTAGCAAGCAGGGTGCTGATTCCAGCCCTCTCCTTCACCTGAGGCCCAAGGACTACCTGACGGGAAGTGGCCAAGATTCCTCACACCTCATCTTGGTGACTTTTGAAAGAAAGGTTACCTCTACCAAAAAAGTGAGCATCCCAGGCATTCTTGTTCCTGATATAATAGCTTTTGACTCCAAAACTCAAACTGTATCTGTTGCCTCCAATACTTGTAATGTTATTTTAGTCTATTCACTGACTTCATCCAGTTTACCCAATATTCAACAAATTCAGCTGGAGAAAAGTGAGAAGCCAAAGGGTTTGTGCTTTTTGACCAATAAATTGTTACTGGTACTGGTTGGAAGACAAAAATTCAGTGaccctgcttttcttccttcttcaagATCAGACAAGTACATGATCCGATTGATGATTAAAGAACTGATACTTGAAATGGGTCCTTCAAGGTCTGTGCCAGATGATGGCAGCTCCAGTTTGAATCTTTCCAACATTAATCATGATCCCTCTAGAGATGTCCCCCCTCTCAGCCATGGGCTCCTGATACCAGATCGCTCTGCACTTCAGTCCCCTACAAGCCGAAGGAAACTCATCGAAGAAATCAAGAGTCCTGTTTATGAACAAAACTTGGTGCTGAACATCAGCGACTTCAAAGACAAAAAGATTTCCATGAATTTTCCTCCGGCTGTCGAGACTCTGGATGCTGAGCCAGTTAATCGGAGTGTGGTACTGTCTAACGCTTCGAACAAGCCAACGTCCCCAAAGAGACAGCCTGAGGCAGCTTCCAAAATACCCAATTCTTACAAGAATAACCTGTTCAGTGAGAAGGAGGCaagttattttctgaaaaatgtggaaaaattgTCTGCTAACTTCACAGAATTGCAGCACCATCTTTCTGAATTAACTGAGCTGCTAAAATCTGGGAAGAGAAATCTTCCAGTGTACCCATCTTCTCAGGAACCCTCATTTATTAACATCACCTGCCAG aagctgctttCCAAAAGTGATGCAGATGAAAGTCGGGCCGTTCTTCTCTGTGGTGGTAAACTCCGCCTAAACGTCATCCAGCAGATATTCAACCTATCCCTTGTAGAAATGCAGCACG
- the LOC134042397 gene encoding WD repeat and coiled-coil-containing protein isoform X3 codes for MELGKAKLLRTGLNALHQAIHPVHGLAWTDGKQVILTALHLQSGEPSFGDSSVVGQFEHVHGLYWGPCPAEAPALLAVQHKKHITIWQLCFNGADRNKLLVSQICDISEPYPVLPQGCVWHPSKEVLAVLTTRDASVLPSVHLSNSRINADIKGSGLIHCACWTKEGNRLVVGVGSALHSYIWDDAQKTLSACSFCPIFDVGGYICAVEATQNLQVAVATELPLDKICGLNAGVAFEVPSSVETESFPSQSSLCGEEEYSLDGGKKSLDSEKPLSVVTSPVDLTHILSSKQGADSSPLLHLRPKDYLTGSGQDSSHLILVTFERKVTSTKKVSIPGILVPDIIAFDSKTQTVSVASNTCNVILVYSLTSSSLPNIQQIQLEKSEKPKGLCFLTNKLLLVLVGRQKFSDPAFLPSSRSDKYMIRLMIKELILEMGPSRSVPDDGSSSLNLSNINHDPSRDVPPLSHGLLIPDRSALQSPTSRRKLIEEIKSPVYEQNLVLNISDFKDKKISMNFPPAVETLDAEPVNRSVVLSNASNKPTSPKRQPEAASKIPNSYKNNLFSEKEASYFLKNVEKLSANFTELQHHLSELTELLKSGKRNLPVYPSSQEPSFINITCQTVSFIFRSCFPKVMQMKVGPFFSVVVNSA; via the exons atggagctggggaaggcgAAGCTGCTGCGAACTGGCCTCAACGCCCTGCACCAGGCCATTCACCCCGTGCACGGGCTGGCCTGGACGGACGGCAAGCAGGTGATCCTGACTGCGCTGCACCTGCAGAGCGGAGAGCCCAGCTTCGGTGACTCGAGCGTGGTCGGTCAGTTTGAGCACGTGCACGGGCTGTACTGGGGCCCGTGTCCCGCCGAGGCCCCGGCCCTGCTCGCGGTGCAGCACAAAAAGCACATCACCATCTGGCAGCTCTGCTTCAACGGCGCCGACAGGAACAAGCTCCTGGTTTCCCAGATCTGCGACATCAGCGAGCCATATCCCGTGCTCCCCCAGGGCTGCGTGTGGCATCCCAGCAAGGAGGTCCTGGCAGTGCTGACCACCCGGGACGCCTCTGTCTTGCCCTCTGTCCACCTCAGCAACTCCAGAATTAACGCGGACATCAAGGGCAGTGGGCTCATACACTGTGCCTGTTGGACCAAGGAAGGCAACCGCTTGGTCGTGGGAGTGGGCAGTGCCCTCCATTCCTACATTTGGGATGATGCTCAGAAAACACTCAGCGCCTGCTCTTTCTGCCCGATCTTTGATGTGGGAGGCTACATCTGTGCCGTGGAAGCTACGCAGAATTTGCAAGTCGCTGTTGCCACTGAGCTCCCTCTGGACAAGATCTGTGGCTTGAATGCTGGTGTTGCCTTCGAAGTTCCATCGAGCGTTGAAACGGAGTCCTTCCCCTCGCAGTCCAGCTTGTGTGGGGAGGAAGAATATTCCTTGGATGGAGGGAAGAAGTCACTGGACTCTGAGAAGCCCTTGTCTGTAGTTACGTCTCCTGTGGATCTAACTCACATACTTTCTAGCAAGCAGGGTGCTGATTCCAGCCCTCTCCTTCACCTGAGGCCCAAGGACTACCTGACGGGAAGTGGCCAAGATTCCTCACACCTCATCTTGGTGACTTTTGAAAGAAAGGTTACCTCTACCAAAAAAGTGAGCATCCCAGGCATTCTTGTTCCTGATATAATAGCTTTTGACTCCAAAACTCAAACTGTATCTGTTGCCTCCAATACTTGTAATGTTATTTTAGTCTATTCACTGACTTCATCCAGTTTACCCAATATTCAACAAATTCAGCTGGAGAAAAGTGAGAAGCCAAAGGGTTTGTGCTTTTTGACCAATAAATTGTTACTGGTACTGGTTGGAAGACAAAAATTCAGTGaccctgcttttcttccttcttcaagATCAGACAAGTACATGATCCGATTGATGATTAAAGAACTGATACTTGAAATGGGTCCTTCAAGGTCTGTGCCAGATGATGGCAGCTCCAGTTTGAATCTTTCCAACATTAATCATGATCCCTCTAGAGATGTCCCCCCTCTCAGCCATGGGCTCCTGATACCAGATCGCTCTGCACTTCAGTCCCCTACAAGCCGAAGGAAACTCATCGAAGAAATCAAGAGTCCTGTTTATGAACAAAACTTGGTGCTGAACATCAGCGACTTCAAAGACAAAAAGATTTCCATGAATTTTCCTCCGGCTGTCGAGACTCTGGATGCTGAGCCAGTTAATCGGAGTGTGGTACTGTCTAACGCTTCGAACAAGCCAACGTCCCCAAAGAGACAGCCTGAGGCAGCTTCCAAAATACCCAATTCTTACAAGAATAACCTGTTCAGTGAGAAGGAGGCaagttattttctgaaaaatgtggaaaaattgTCTGCTAACTTCACAGAATTGCAGCACCATCTTTCTGAATTAACTGAGCTGCTAAAATCTGGGAAGAGAAATCTTCCAGTGTACCCATCTTCTCAGGAACCCTCATTTATTAACATCACCTGCCAG actgtttctttcattttcagaagctgctttCCAAAAGTGATGCAGATGAAAGTCGGGCCGTTCTTCTCTGTGGTGGTAAACTCCGCCTAA